One region of Aminobacterium colombiense DSM 12261 genomic DNA includes:
- a CDS encoding DnaB-like helicase C-terminal domain-containing protein — protein sequence MEPVLMFEDKNVLNMLAQYNEVFKDDPATKQEMVITLLCDMGESLFQKGADPLDILPMVQEQAEHYKRLKYIDPVNPELLANRLGERLTELYSKVKPLPEGDPLRIFSRVENDVKSWNDDYTFRLGIRRLDTAFDGVYPGEMLNLAGAQGSLKTSLALHGAVNFLQGNPERRVLFFSLDMSKEETTQRLFMRELEVSTNALHGLIKVNSPRIREAREGMKKHLNRLEVVGEESGQRWTIDRLEKHVALRIPSLVVIDYLTLLKRPGQSDLEAVEEVMPRLKTLTQRLKIRTLILSQLGRASKLDQRKGATGGHAKGGGIVEELVHSEIEIQKDGLDKNGQPRLIATITKARHGTKGSFELEYIGHCMKFTGKSRRVEYATEQKQIFVANGEFGYGL from the coding sequence ATGGAGCCTGTCTTGATGTTCGAAGATAAGAATGTTCTGAATATGCTTGCCCAATATAACGAAGTATTCAAAGATGACCCCGCCACGAAACAGGAAATGGTCATAACCCTTCTTTGTGACATGGGGGAAAGCCTCTTCCAGAAGGGAGCCGACCCCTTGGACATTCTCCCCATGGTGCAGGAGCAGGCAGAACATTACAAACGGCTGAAGTATATCGACCCCGTTAACCCGGAACTCTTAGCTAATCGGCTAGGGGAAAGACTGACGGAACTCTATAGCAAGGTTAAGCCTCTTCCGGAAGGAGATCCTTTGAGGATTTTCAGCCGGGTTGAGAATGACGTTAAAAGTTGGAACGATGATTACACATTCAGGCTTGGCATACGGAGACTTGATACAGCTTTTGATGGCGTATACCCTGGAGAAATGCTCAACCTTGCGGGGGCTCAGGGTTCCCTGAAAACAAGCCTTGCCCTTCATGGTGCGGTCAACTTTCTTCAAGGTAACCCTGAAAGACGGGTTCTCTTCTTCTCCCTGGACATGTCAAAGGAAGAAACAACGCAACGGCTTTTCATGAGGGAGCTTGAGGTATCGACAAATGCACTTCACGGGCTCATCAAGGTTAATTCTCCCCGTATCCGGGAAGCAAGGGAAGGAATGAAGAAGCATCTTAACCGGCTTGAGGTCGTGGGAGAAGAAAGCGGTCAGCGGTGGACAATAGACAGACTGGAAAAACATGTGGCGTTGCGTATCCCCTCTTTGGTTGTCATAGACTACCTGACCCTTCTCAAACGACCCGGACAAAGCGACTTAGAAGCGGTGGAGGAGGTCATGCCACGGCTTAAGACGCTGACCCAACGGTTAAAAATACGAACTCTCATATTAAGCCAGCTTGGGAGAGCGTCAAAGCTTGACCAGCGGAAAGGGGCGACAGGAGGACATGCGAAGGGTGGCGGTATCGTCGAGGAACTGGTTCATAGCGAGATAGAGATACAGAAAGATGGGCTTGATAAAAACGGACAGCCTCGGCTTATCGCAACCATAACAAAAGCCAGGCACGGGACAAAAGGAAGCTTTGAGCTTGAGTACATAGGGCACTGCATGAAGTTTACGGGCAAGTCCAGAAGGGTGGAGTATGCCACGGAACAGAAACAGATATTTGTTGCTAATGGAGAGTTCGGGTATGGGCTTTAA
- a CDS encoding tyrosine-type recombinase/integrase: MSGNVARLFKTEETWQQVVERYVLTRKADGLAPRTVKDYRYHLTRFFTAYPEGLNPDKAKRCVLEYMSLERSPGYHNMVLKYLRCFFRWTVNEGILYSNPCSGIRSRKAQPKIAQHSPDVVKALLALPDQSTYTGLRSYALLLLSLDTGIRPREALSLRVEDVSIPARVVVVRAETAKTRVQRTLPISDQTAQAIMKLVSIRPKEWRNAPLFCSRDGQPLRVNSWYHTVKGYGEKIGADITPYSLRHLFALYFLRNNGNTFALQRIMGHDNLDTTKIYVALAQSDLEEQHELASPVNALFPKRQRLGKIRD; the protein is encoded by the coding sequence ATGTCTGGAAACGTGGCAAGGCTCTTTAAAACTGAAGAAACATGGCAACAAGTCGTAGAACGGTATGTTTTGACAAGGAAGGCTGACGGACTAGCCCCTCGAACCGTTAAGGATTATCGATACCATCTAACACGGTTCTTTACCGCCTACCCTGAGGGGTTGAACCCCGACAAGGCTAAACGTTGCGTTCTTGAGTATATGTCACTCGAACGAAGCCCGGGGTATCACAATATGGTATTGAAGTACCTCAGGTGCTTTTTCCGATGGACTGTCAACGAAGGGATACTATACAGCAACCCCTGTAGCGGGATACGGAGTCGCAAAGCCCAGCCAAAGATAGCCCAGCATAGCCCCGACGTTGTGAAGGCCCTTCTCGCACTCCCTGACCAAAGCACATATACGGGCTTAAGGAGTTACGCCCTGCTCCTGCTCTCTCTTGACACGGGGATACGCCCCCGGGAAGCCCTTTCCCTCCGTGTTGAAGATGTTTCCATTCCCGCCCGGGTCGTTGTCGTTCGTGCTGAAACAGCCAAGACAAGGGTACAGCGAACCTTGCCCATATCTGACCAGACAGCACAAGCCATCATGAAGCTTGTTTCCATACGCCCCAAGGAATGGAGAAACGCCCCTCTCTTCTGCTCACGGGACGGGCAACCCCTCCGTGTCAATTCGTGGTATCACACTGTCAAAGGGTATGGAGAAAAGATAGGGGCTGACATTACGCCTTACAGCTTGCGTCACCTGTTCGCCCTCTACTTCTTGAGGAACAACGGCAACACCTTTGCCCTTCAACGGATTATGGGACATGACAACCTCGACACCACAAAGATATATGTAGCCCTTGCCCAGTCTGACCTTGAGGAACAACACGAACTGGCAAGCCCGGTCAATGCATTATTCCCTAAACGACAAAGACTCGGGAAGATAAGGGACTAG
- a CDS encoding helix-turn-helix domain-containing protein, which yields MVTGLLVLMRKKGIKNIELARHIGAGEAQVSHWKAGRTYIPPKHHKTLAEFLRVPIEEVVDLKTNLPKFVEEG from the coding sequence ATGGTAACAGGACTTTTAGTTTTAATGAGAAAGAAGGGCATAAAAAATATTGAGTTAGCGAGGCATATTGGGGCTGGCGAAGCTCAGGTTAGCCACTGGAAGGCTGGCAGAACCTATATACCCCCAAAGCACCACAAGACCCTTGCTGAATTCCTTAGGGTTCCCATCGAGGAGGTCGTTGATCTGAAAACGAACCTGCCTAAATTCGTAGAGGAGGGGTAG
- a CDS encoding dipeptide epimerase produces the protein MKKTFKTALRSVSEVTTNVVVIETDNGVCGYGEAPPTAVITGDTNGAIHGAIQERIRPLLIGKDIDDLGAILDVVDRAILHNTSAKAAIDIALHDLWGKMLNQPLYALLGGIKRKVVTDYTISVNAPDEMVKDSLEAVGEGYTALKIKVGTDFHQDMVRLKEIRSAVGDKILLRVDANQGWTPKEAIRIIHFMEDNGLNIELVEQPVIAYDFEGLKMVTDTVNTLILADEAVFSPRDALTLLTMRAADLLNIKLMKTGGIRNALAICAMARSSGVECMIGAMMESKISVTAACHLATAMSVITRADLDPPILCSADPVEGGAQYDGPAITLSKGPGLGITKINGLKPV, from the coding sequence TTGAAAAAAACTTTTAAAACGGCCTTGAGATCCGTCTCAGAAGTAACAACCAATGTGGTGGTAATTGAAACAGACAACGGAGTTTGCGGATATGGGGAGGCACCTCCCACGGCGGTTATAACGGGAGACACTAATGGTGCCATTCATGGTGCCATTCAGGAGCGGATACGCCCTCTTCTAATAGGCAAAGATATTGACGATCTGGGGGCAATCCTTGATGTTGTAGATCGCGCTATATTACATAACACTTCGGCCAAAGCAGCAATAGATATAGCCCTTCATGATCTGTGGGGGAAAATGCTGAATCAGCCTCTCTACGCCCTTTTAGGCGGAATAAAACGAAAAGTGGTCACAGACTATACTATTAGTGTGAATGCCCCCGATGAAATGGTGAAAGACAGTCTTGAAGCCGTAGGGGAGGGGTACACAGCCCTCAAAATCAAAGTGGGTACTGATTTCCATCAGGATATGGTCCGTCTAAAAGAAATTCGCTCAGCGGTAGGGGATAAGATATTGTTGCGGGTAGACGCAAACCAGGGGTGGACACCCAAGGAAGCCATTCGCATCATTCATTTTATGGAAGATAACGGTCTAAATATTGAACTGGTAGAGCAGCCGGTTATTGCTTATGATTTTGAAGGCCTGAAAATGGTAACCGACACAGTAAACACCCTGATTCTTGCTGATGAAGCAGTATTTTCTCCCCGAGATGCCCTTACTCTCCTTACTATGAGGGCTGCGGATCTACTCAACATAAAACTTATGAAGACGGGCGGCATTCGCAATGCTCTTGCCATTTGTGCCATGGCTCGCTCCTCTGGGGTAGAGTGCATGATCGGTGCCATGATGGAAAGTAAAATCAGCGTAACGGCAGCATGTCATCTTGCCACTGCCATGTCTGTTATCACCAGAGCTGATCTAGACCCGCCTATTTTATGTTCAGCAGATCCAGTGGAAGGTGGCGCCCAATACGATGGCCCGGCAATCACTCTTTCAAAAGGACCTGGGCTTGGCATTACTAAAATCAATGGGCTTAAACCGGTGTAG